The following coding sequences are from one Shewanella eurypsychrophilus window:
- a CDS encoding M3 family metallopeptidase, translating to MKGLTLKPLVAAMALTLALGACSSSTSGTNETNVAPNVVAQQIIENNANNPFFKPYDTYLGIPDFDKIKPEHYLPAFKAGIAQHKGEIQSIIDNPEVPSFANTIEAMEFSGELTSKVASVFYNLTGADTNDQLQKLSKEVSPMLSSASDDVLLNNKLFQKVKSVYDSRDSLKLNTAQSKLLEDTYKSFTRGGANLSEADKTQLRSLNDQLGKLSLEFGDNLLAETNAFELVIDNKDALAGLPQDVINTAAATASKRGHEGKWVFTTSRPSITPFLTYADSRELREKIYNGYIMRGNNDNANDNKKILAKMAALRAERAQLMGYKTHAHFVLEERTAKTPENVYELLNKVWPAALGQAEAEVATMQELIDSEGGNFKLAGWDWWYYSDKIRVAKYSFNEQQTRPYFSLENTLKGVFYTANRLFGITVKERTDLPKYNDEVRTWEVYDKDGSLMAIFMGDYYVRDSKRGGAWMNSYRQQYNMNGVKSTPIIVNVLNYPRPAAGEPSLLTFDEASTLFHEFGHALHGMLSDVEYRSQAGTSVPRDYVEFPSQVMENWMTQPEVLAQFAKHYKTGEVIPLELVKKIQAASKFNQGFATVEYMAATKLDLDWHTVTDFTPKDAAKFEAESLNKMGLIGEIAPRYRSTYFSHIFSGGYSAGYYSYLWSDILGADAFEAFKENGIFDQTTAEAFRNNILSQGGSKDPMLLYKQFRGKEAGIDPLLRSRGLLAK from the coding sequence ATGAAGGGATTAACCCTCAAACCACTCGTAGCGGCTATGGCACTCACTTTGGCATTAGGTGCATGTAGCTCATCAACATCAGGGACGAACGAGACAAACGTCGCACCAAATGTTGTTGCACAGCAGATCATCGAAAATAACGCTAATAACCCTTTTTTTAAGCCTTATGATACTTATCTGGGTATTCCTGATTTCGATAAGATCAAGCCAGAACATTACCTTCCTGCTTTTAAAGCGGGTATTGCTCAACATAAAGGTGAAATTCAATCGATCATCGATAACCCAGAAGTGCCAAGCTTTGCTAATACTATCGAAGCGATGGAATTTTCAGGTGAGCTAACATCAAAAGTGGCTAGCGTGTTCTATAACCTTACGGGAGCAGACACCAACGATCAGCTGCAGAAACTCTCGAAAGAAGTCTCTCCTATGCTATCGTCAGCCAGCGATGACGTATTGCTAAATAACAAGCTGTTTCAAAAAGTAAAATCAGTTTATGACTCTCGTGATTCACTTAAACTTAATACCGCTCAATCTAAGCTTCTCGAAGATACGTATAAATCATTCACTCGTGGCGGCGCCAACTTAAGTGAAGCAGATAAAACTCAGCTTCGTAGCCTTAACGATCAGCTGGGTAAGCTTAGCCTAGAATTTGGTGACAATCTGCTTGCTGAAACAAATGCATTTGAACTTGTTATTGATAACAAAGACGCTCTTGCAGGTTTACCGCAAGATGTGATCAACACAGCTGCAGCAACGGCGTCAAAACGTGGTCATGAAGGTAAGTGGGTGTTCACCACTTCTCGTCCATCAATCACGCCGTTTCTAACTTATGCCGATAGCCGTGAACTTCGTGAAAAGATCTATAACGGTTATATCATGCGTGGTAACAACGACAACGCTAATGATAACAAGAAGATTTTAGCTAAAATGGCTGCCCTTCGTGCAGAGCGAGCTCAGCTTATGGGTTACAAAACCCACGCCCACTTCGTGTTAGAAGAGCGTACGGCTAAGACTCCAGAAAATGTTTATGAGCTACTTAACAAAGTATGGCCTGCCGCCCTAGGACAAGCCGAAGCTGAAGTAGCAACCATGCAAGAACTTATCGATTCTGAAGGCGGAAACTTTAAGCTTGCTGGCTGGGATTGGTGGTACTACTCAGACAAGATCCGTGTGGCTAAGTACAGCTTCAATGAGCAACAGACCCGTCCTTACTTTTCACTAGAAAATACCCTTAAAGGTGTATTCTATACGGCGAACCGTTTATTCGGTATCACAGTGAAAGAACGAACTGACCTACCAAAGTACAACGATGAAGTCCGTACTTGGGAAGTCTATGACAAAGACGGTTCACTCATGGCTATCTTCATGGGCGATTACTACGTACGCGACAGCAAGCGCGGCGGTGCATGGATGAACTCTTACCGTCAGCAGTACAACATGAACGGGGTTAAATCAACGCCAATCATAGTCAACGTACTTAACTACCCTCGCCCAGCAGCTGGTGAACCTTCATTACTGACATTCGATGAAGCAAGCACGCTATTCCATGAGTTTGGTCACGCCCTTCATGGCATGCTATCAGATGTTGAATATCGCTCTCAGGCAGGTACATCTGTCCCACGTGATTACGTTGAGTTCCCATCACAGGTGATGGAAAACTGGATGACTCAGCCTGAAGTATTGGCTCAGTTCGCTAAGCATTATAAGACAGGTGAAGTCATTCCTCTGGAGCTTGTGAAGAAGATCCAAGCTGCAAGTAAGTTCAACCAAGGTTTTGCCACCGTTGAATATATGGCCGCGACAAAGCTAGATCTCGATTGGCACACAGTGACAGACTTCACCCCGAAAGATGCGGCTAAGTTTGAAGCTGAGTCACTTAACAAGATGGGGCTTATCGGTGAAATTGCACCGCGTTACCGTAGCACTTACTTCTCGCATATCTTCTCTGGTGGATACTCTGCGGGTTACTACAGCTACTTGTGGTCTGATATCTTAGGTGCCGATGCATTTGAAGCGTTCAAAGAAAACGGTATATTCGATCAAACAACGGCTGAAGCCTTCAGAAACAATATTTTGTCTCAAGGTGGCAGTAAAGACCCAATGCTACTTTACAAGCAGTTCCGCGGTAAAGAAGCAGGTATAGACCCACTACTTCGCAGTCGTGGTCTTCTTGCTAAATAG
- a CDS encoding methyl-accepting chemotaxis protein has product MTEHRAVTQKERLLSEDCILLSTTDLNGKIKYANEDFLRLSDYSHEELHRQPHNTLRHPDMPKAAFKSMWQRIEQGKPWVGIVKNRSKNGDHYWVNAYVAPVFENGKIHEYQSVRRKATPDQIESATHIYQDLNANKQPKALKPARLGFSGRLFAWFFLTVILGVYLAGISPYLAIIAATIFGGIGLTVILAPFKALVTMATNIVDDPLATGVFSGRQDELGKLSFAIQFLVTETGGVVGRMADSAGSIQHQSKSLNETISSTRERADSQSVQTNQAATAIEEMSSSFSEVNQTIHLAAQEMVKSFESAQSGHERMVAVIDAINKLSDEVSNFSSVVLSIEQDSRDINEVLEVIRGIADQTNLLALNAAIEAARAGESGRGFAVVADEVRQLSSRTSDSTSQIESIVSKFRQSTQRATQTMESGLEKAAHSVALAKQADTAFNQLRISIGKINEMSDENAAAMSQQTSVASEISQSIQLINELAIESLSQTTDASERGEQVARLSAKTHNLSQQFWRQSVQRNDAV; this is encoded by the coding sequence ATGACTGAGCATCGAGCTGTAACGCAAAAAGAGAGACTGCTTAGCGAAGACTGTATTTTATTGTCGACGACAGATCTGAATGGCAAAATAAAATATGCCAATGAAGACTTTTTACGTTTGAGTGACTACAGTCACGAAGAGTTACACCGACAACCGCATAACACTTTACGCCACCCTGATATGCCCAAAGCTGCATTTAAATCGATGTGGCAAAGGATTGAACAGGGAAAACCTTGGGTAGGCATTGTTAAAAACCGCTCAAAAAATGGTGATCATTATTGGGTTAATGCCTATGTTGCCCCGGTATTTGAAAATGGTAAAATCCATGAGTATCAGTCTGTCAGGCGTAAAGCCACGCCGGATCAAATTGAATCTGCAACTCACATATATCAAGATTTAAACGCAAATAAACAGCCTAAAGCGCTAAAACCTGCACGTTTGGGCTTTAGTGGCAGGCTATTCGCCTGGTTTTTCCTTACTGTAATATTGGGTGTGTATTTAGCCGGTATATCTCCATACCTCGCAATTATTGCTGCCACTATTTTTGGAGGGATCGGCTTAACAGTGATCCTTGCTCCCTTTAAAGCGCTTGTGACTATGGCGACCAATATCGTCGATGATCCGCTTGCAACCGGTGTTTTTAGCGGCCGGCAAGATGAGCTAGGAAAATTAAGCTTTGCGATACAGTTTTTAGTGACTGAAACCGGTGGGGTTGTCGGCCGGATGGCCGATTCTGCGGGCTCGATTCAGCATCAGAGCAAAAGCTTAAATGAAACCATCTCAAGTACTCGTGAACGAGCCGATAGTCAAAGCGTGCAAACAAATCAGGCAGCGACAGCCATTGAGGAGATGAGCAGTAGCTTCTCTGAAGTGAATCAAACCATTCATTTAGCTGCACAGGAGATGGTTAAGAGCTTTGAGTCTGCACAGAGCGGGCACGAGCGAATGGTGGCCGTTATCGATGCGATAAATAAGTTGAGTGACGAAGTGAGCAATTTCTCGTCGGTTGTCTTATCCATTGAACAAGATAGCCGCGATATCAATGAGGTGCTCGAGGTGATTCGTGGCATTGCAGATCAAACAAATTTATTGGCATTAAACGCTGCGATTGAGGCTGCCAGAGCTGGGGAGTCCGGTAGGGGATTTGCTGTTGTCGCTGATGAAGTTAGACAGCTTTCAAGCCGAACCAGTGACTCGACATCCCAGATAGAATCCATAGTGAGTAAGTTTAGACAAAGTACCCAAAGAGCCACTCAAACGATGGAATCAGGTTTAGAGAAAGCAGCTCATTCGGTGGCGCTAGCAAAGCAAGCTGATACCGCTTTTAATCAACTCAGAATCTCAATCGGAAAAATCAATGAAATGAGTGATGAAAATGCGGCTGCTATGTCACAACAAACTTCAGTTGCGAGTGAGATCAGCCAGTCTATCCAATTGATCAATGAATTGGCCATTGAAAGTTTGAGTCAGACTACAGATGCAAGCGAAAGAGGAGAGCAGGTCGCACGATTATCGGCTAAAACCCATAATCTATCTCAACAGTTTTGGCGCCAAAGTGTTCAGCGCAATGACGCTGTATAG
- the ggt gene encoding gamma-glutamyltransferase, with amino-acid sequence MRSFKRLFVAMSVAVPLLGLSSAFTVVPLQAAETSIYSHMATVQPVWAQQGMVSSQETLATQVGVAILKQGGNAVDAAVAVGFSLAVTLPRAGNIGGGGFMLVHLSEPNKTIAIDYREMAPSKAHRDIFLNEHGDADAKLSREHGLAVGVPGTVMGMELALQKYGTMTMKQVTAAAIKMAAEGISVTPDLSTSLIGLKRRIAQWPSSAEIFYKADGSNYQVGEMLKQPELAHSLSLIAKQGSKGFYQGETAEKLVTAVQNAGGIMTLNDLKNYKVVERKPVTGDYRGYQVVSMPPPSSGGIHIIEMLNMLETFPIDKLGHNTAATLHLMTESMRRAYADRSEYLGDPDFYNVPVAALINKDYAKNLASKIAINKATPSSEIKPGKLAPYESNQTTHYSVVDKWGNAVSNTYTLNFSYGSGLVAKGTGILLNNEMDDFSAKPGTPNGYGLVGGEANSVEGNKRPLSSMSPTIVMKDGKPFIVTGSPGGSRIITTTMQVIMNVIDHDLNIAEATAAPRIHHQWLPDVLRVEHSLNRDTIELLEARGHKVSVGNAIGSTQSIMVTEQGIFGSSDPRRAGSLTLGY; translated from the coding sequence ATGCGCTCATTCAAACGTTTATTCGTCGCCATGTCTGTCGCTGTACCATTACTCGGTTTATCATCGGCATTCACTGTCGTGCCACTGCAAGCTGCAGAAACTTCAATATACAGCCACATGGCTACCGTGCAACCCGTTTGGGCTCAACAAGGGATGGTATCGAGTCAAGAAACATTAGCGACTCAAGTGGGCGTAGCGATATTAAAGCAAGGTGGAAATGCCGTCGATGCTGCCGTCGCCGTCGGCTTTTCCCTTGCTGTGACACTCCCCCGAGCAGGCAATATAGGTGGCGGGGGCTTTATGTTGGTTCACTTAAGCGAGCCGAATAAAACCATAGCCATAGATTATCGTGAAATGGCGCCATCCAAGGCTCATCGAGATATTTTCCTTAACGAGCATGGTGATGCAGATGCGAAATTAAGCCGCGAACACGGTTTGGCTGTCGGCGTACCAGGCACTGTGATGGGGATGGAGCTAGCATTACAAAAATATGGCACCATGACCATGAAACAAGTCACCGCTGCAGCGATTAAAATGGCGGCTGAAGGCATTAGTGTCACACCTGACCTTTCGACCTCGTTAATTGGACTCAAAAGACGTATCGCACAATGGCCAAGTTCTGCCGAAATATTCTATAAAGCAGACGGCAGCAATTATCAGGTTGGAGAAATGCTTAAACAGCCTGAACTTGCTCATTCTTTATCGCTGATCGCTAAGCAAGGCAGTAAAGGATTTTATCAAGGTGAAACTGCTGAAAAACTTGTCACAGCCGTTCAAAATGCTGGCGGGATCATGACCCTAAATGATCTTAAAAACTATAAGGTTGTCGAACGTAAGCCAGTAACTGGCGACTATCGCGGCTATCAGGTGGTTTCAATGCCACCGCCTTCTTCAGGTGGCATACACATTATCGAAATGCTCAATATGTTAGAGACCTTCCCTATCGATAAGTTAGGTCACAATACCGCGGCGACGCTGCACCTGATGACGGAATCGATGAGGCGTGCCTATGCCGATCGCAGTGAATACCTCGGCGATCCAGATTTCTATAATGTCCCTGTTGCGGCTTTAATCAATAAAGATTATGCCAAAAATCTGGCAAGTAAAATTGCAATCAATAAGGCCACGCCCAGTAGTGAAATAAAGCCCGGCAAACTTGCCCCCTATGAGAGTAATCAAACCACGCACTACTCTGTCGTCGACAAATGGGGCAATGCGGTATCAAACACCTATACCCTCAACTTTAGCTATGGTTCTGGACTCGTCGCTAAAGGCACAGGGATCTTGCTCAATAACGAAATGGATGACTTCTCGGCAAAGCCTGGTACGCCCAATGGTTATGGCTTAGTGGGTGGTGAAGCTAACTCAGTCGAAGGTAATAAACGGCCACTCAGTTCCATGAGTCCAACCATAGTCATGAAAGATGGCAAACCATTTATCGTGACTGGTAGCCCAGGCGGTTCGCGTATTATTACCACCACGATGCAGGTCATCATGAACGTCATCGATCATGACTTAAATATTGCCGAAGCAACGGCTGCACCGCGTATTCATCATCAATGGCTACCCGATGTGCTTCGCGTTGAGCACAGTTTAAATCGAGATACTATCGAACTGCTCGAAGCCAGAGGTCATAAAGTCAGCGTAGGGAATGCCATTGGCTCAACCCAGTCAATCATGGTTACAGAGCAAGGCATATTTGGTTCATCTGATCCTCGTCGAGCAGGATCACTCACTCTAGGTTATTAA
- a CDS encoding GNAT family N-acetyltransferase: MFTSELKVEFSASISLISAYEWNALMFEEGHAVNPFICHAYLLALEKSGCVCAESGWIPMHLSVEYQGRKIAVMPLYNKSHSYGEYIFDWAWADAYERNHIAYYPKLLSAVPFTPVSGKRFGIEANLTEQESSIATEFIVKSLNKKMSRGEYSSWHCLFLPLNQQKQLDGSSSMTRTNNQFHWRNRNYQHFDDFLAAMSSRKRKNIIKERQKALSHDYRIRFISGLEVTDKQWQAFHYCYQLTYAKRSGHYGYLNLAFFKQLGQTMPAQIQLLVVEKPMMPISDSELGSLVEHSEWTLVAAALYFTSETHLYGRYWGCLEEADALHFEACYYQGIEYCIKHGLQTFDAGAQGEHKIARGFEPVMTYSNHHIAHPAFREAIEDFLLQETKQNRRYMTEAAKLLPFKKKE; encoded by the coding sequence TTGTTTACCTCAGAATTAAAAGTTGAGTTTTCAGCGTCTATCTCACTCATTTCAGCCTATGAATGGAATGCCTTGATGTTCGAGGAAGGTCACGCAGTCAATCCCTTTATTTGCCATGCCTATCTTTTAGCGTTAGAAAAAAGTGGCTGTGTCTGTGCTGAGTCGGGCTGGATCCCGATGCATTTATCTGTGGAGTATCAAGGCCGGAAAATTGCTGTCATGCCCTTGTACAATAAGAGTCATTCCTACGGAGAATATATCTTCGACTGGGCTTGGGCAGATGCCTATGAACGAAATCACATCGCTTATTATCCAAAGTTATTGAGTGCTGTGCCTTTCACGCCAGTATCAGGAAAAAGATTTGGTATTGAGGCTAATTTAACGGAGCAAGAATCGAGCATTGCCACTGAGTTTATTGTTAAAAGCTTGAATAAAAAAATGTCTCGTGGCGAGTATTCAAGTTGGCATTGCCTGTTTTTACCTTTAAACCAACAAAAGCAACTCGATGGATCGTCGAGCATGACGAGAACAAATAACCAATTCCATTGGCGTAATCGAAATTACCAGCATTTTGATGATTTCTTAGCTGCAATGAGCTCTCGTAAACGCAAAAATATTATTAAGGAGCGGCAGAAGGCACTAAGCCATGACTACCGTATCCGATTTATTTCAGGGCTTGAAGTGACAGATAAGCAGTGGCAAGCATTCCATTATTGCTATCAGCTCACCTATGCAAAGCGCTCGGGTCATTACGGTTACTTGAATTTAGCGTTTTTCAAGCAACTGGGGCAAACCATGCCCGCACAAATACAGCTGCTGGTAGTAGAGAAGCCCATGATGCCAATAAGTGATAGCGAGCTGGGAAGCTTGGTTGAACATAGCGAATGGACTCTAGTCGCAGCGGCTTTGTATTTTACCAGCGAAACCCATCTTTATGGACGTTATTGGGGCTGTTTAGAGGAGGCAGACGCTTTACATTTTGAAGCCTGTTATTACCAAGGCATTGAATATTGCATCAAACACGGATTACAAACCTTTGATGCCGGGGCGCAAGGTGAGCATAAAATTGCCAGAGGGTTTGAGCCTGTGATGACCTACTCAAATCACCACATTGCTCATCCGGCCTTCAGAGAAGCTATCGAAGATTTTCTTCTACAAGAGACAAAACAGAATCGGCGTTACATGACAGAGGCAGCAAAATTGCTGCCGTTTAAGAAGAAAGAATAA
- a CDS encoding LysE family translocator, translating into MPDIALLAVFLPTFFFVSITPGMCMTLAMTLGMSIGVRRTFWMMIGELAGVALVAVAAVMGVASVMLNYPHIFEILKWVGGIYLGYIGVQMWRAKGKMASLDEQSNNISNKALISQGFITAIANPKGWAFMISLLPPFINVDRDLAPQFIALLGIIMLTEFVSMTAYATGGKTLKVFLTKGDNIKWMNRIAGSLMVGVGLWLALG; encoded by the coding sequence ATGCCTGATATCGCCCTACTTGCTGTTTTCCTGCCCACCTTTTTCTTCGTATCTATCACACCGGGTATGTGTATGACGCTCGCGATGACCTTGGGCATGAGTATCGGTGTGCGCCGCACCTTTTGGATGATGATTGGTGAGCTGGCTGGCGTCGCTCTCGTCGCTGTAGCCGCTGTAATGGGGGTGGCTAGCGTTATGCTTAACTACCCACATATTTTTGAAATTTTAAAATGGGTCGGCGGGATCTACTTAGGATATATCGGCGTACAGATGTGGCGTGCAAAAGGCAAAATGGCAAGCTTAGATGAGCAGTCAAATAACATTAGCAATAAAGCATTAATATCTCAGGGCTTTATAACAGCCATAGCCAACCCTAAAGGCTGGGCCTTTATGATCTCACTGCTGCCTCCTTTTATCAATGTTGACCGAGATCTCGCCCCGCAGTTTATTGCCCTACTTGGGATCATCATGTTGACCGAGTTTGTCAGCATGACCGCCTATGCCACTGGTGGAAAAACCCTAAAAGTATTTCTAACCAAAGGGGATAATATCAAGTGGATGAACCGTATCGCAGGTTCGTTAATGGTTGGTGTCGGTTTATGGTTGGCATTAGGTTAA
- the hppD gene encoding 4-hydroxyphenylpyruvate dioxygenase, with product MASEKNPLGLLGIEFTEFSTPDLEFMHKVFIDFGFSKLKKSKTKDISYYKQNDINFLLNNERSGFSAEFAKSHGPAICSMGWRVEDAQFAFEGAVARGAKPADDANKDHPYPAIYGIGDSLIYFIDIFGEEKNIYQDDFIDLEEQVITQEKGFIEVDHLTNNVYQGTMAFWSDFYKDIFGFTEVRYFDIKGAKTALISYALRSPDGSFCIPINEGKGSEKNQIDEYLKEYDGPGVQHLAFRSRDIVASLDAMEGSSIQTLDIIPEYYDTIFDKLPQVTEDRARIKHHQILIDGDDDGYLLQIFTKNLFGPIFIEIIQRKNNQGFGEGNFTALFESIERDQQRRGVL from the coding sequence ATGGCAAGCGAAAAAAATCCACTGGGTTTATTGGGCATAGAATTCACAGAATTTTCCACCCCAGATCTTGAATTCATGCATAAAGTTTTTATCGATTTCGGTTTCTCAAAACTGAAAAAGAGCAAAACCAAAGATATTAGCTACTATAAGCAGAATGACATCAACTTCCTGCTCAACAATGAACGAAGTGGTTTCTCGGCCGAGTTTGCCAAGAGTCACGGCCCTGCTATCTGCTCTATGGGCTGGCGCGTAGAAGATGCACAATTTGCCTTCGAAGGCGCGGTAGCACGCGGTGCTAAGCCTGCCGATGATGCTAACAAAGACCACCCATATCCAGCGATCTACGGAATTGGGGATAGCCTAATCTACTTTATCGACATTTTTGGCGAAGAGAAGAATATCTACCAAGATGATTTCATCGATCTTGAAGAGCAAGTCATCACTCAGGAAAAAGGCTTTATCGAAGTCGATCACCTCACCAACAATGTCTATCAAGGCACAATGGCATTCTGGTCTGACTTCTATAAAGATATCTTCGGTTTCACCGAAGTGCGCTATTTCGATATTAAAGGAGCTAAAACCGCCTTGATCTCATACGCCCTACGCTCACCGGATGGCAGCTTCTGTATTCCTATCAACGAAGGTAAAGGCAGTGAGAAGAATCAGATCGATGAATATTTGAAAGAGTATGATGGCCCAGGTGTACAACATCTTGCATTCAGAAGCCGTGATATCGTCGCCTCTCTCGATGCGATGGAAGGCTCATCAATTCAGACATTAGATATTATTCCTGAATATTACGATACCATCTTCGATAAGCTGCCTCAGGTCACCGAAGACAGAGCACGTATAAAGCATCATCAAATATTGATCGACGGCGATGACGATGGCTACCTGCTACAGATCTTCACTAAGAATTTGTTCGGACCTATCTTCATCGAGATCATTCAGCGTAAAAACAATCAGGGTTTCGGCGAAGGTAACTTTACCGCCCTATTTGAGTCAATCGAGCGTGATCAGCAGCGACGCGGCGTACTGTAA
- a CDS encoding LysR family transcriptional regulator yields MRIDVDAFKVLEVVVEEGSFAKAAERLHKAQSAVSYQVKKLEQHLGVNLFCRDLYRAELTPEGKVILAEGQRLLQYLANIEHLASRFSEGWEPKLELVIDGALPMEPIMKALKRMATHNIPTKIQLNMEFLSGVQDRFERDNADLMLVKDYRTGPNYRPQSLPNITSILVVAANHPLAVEENISLFELQRHVELTIEDSSPEVNDQDELQFGGDKVFYLSGFIMKKNALEMGLGFGWMPDFLIHEQLRSGSLVEVDFSGGSRHSFTPKLVSTMERPLGKAGRLFTELILEEFARAEL; encoded by the coding sequence ATGCGTATAGATGTTGATGCATTTAAAGTGCTTGAAGTTGTGGTTGAAGAGGGCAGTTTTGCTAAGGCTGCAGAGCGTTTGCATAAGGCTCAATCAGCGGTTAGTTATCAAGTTAAAAAACTAGAGCAACATTTAGGTGTAAATCTTTTTTGTCGGGATCTGTACCGAGCAGAATTAACCCCTGAAGGTAAAGTTATTCTTGCTGAGGGGCAAAGGCTATTGCAATACCTTGCAAATATTGAGCATTTAGCCAGCAGGTTTAGTGAAGGTTGGGAGCCAAAGCTTGAACTCGTGATCGATGGTGCCTTACCGATGGAGCCGATTATGAAGGCTTTGAAGCGCATGGCAACCCACAATATACCGACAAAAATCCAGCTAAACATGGAATTTTTAAGCGGAGTACAAGACAGGTTTGAGCGGGATAATGCCGATTTAATGTTAGTGAAAGACTATCGAACTGGGCCAAATTATCGACCACAATCATTACCAAATATTACCAGTATTCTTGTTGTCGCAGCTAATCATCCTTTAGCGGTAGAAGAAAATATCTCTTTATTTGAATTGCAAAGACATGTGGAGCTTACTATCGAAGATTCATCTCCTGAGGTTAATGACCAAGATGAGCTTCAGTTTGGAGGTGATAAGGTGTTTTATCTGTCGGGCTTTATCATGAAGAAGAATGCCTTGGAGATGGGGCTAGGATTTGGTTGGATGCCTGATTTTCTTATTCATGAACAGCTAAGATCGGGTTCACTGGTTGAAGTTGATTTTAGTGGTGGTAGTCGTCACAGCTTCACCCCTAAACTTGTATCCACCATGGAGCGCCCCTTGGGTAAAGCGGGTCGTCTGTTTACTGAGCTCATTTTGGAAGAGTTTGCTCGTGCAGAGCTCTAG
- a CDS encoding DUF6508 domain-containing protein translates to MKQLFTHQTSNLYAKYVNILACGEKPISVCKIQEFTDDLAKSHLLLSDFKWDEWYQNSHLVDRPDYIADATLHECQLLLTAMTRLECFSPGVMDNMRRQGVLIAILERYNNFSMKLAC, encoded by the coding sequence ATGAAACAGTTATTTACGCATCAGACATCAAATCTTTACGCTAAGTATGTGAATATCTTAGCGTGTGGCGAAAAGCCCATTTCAGTGTGTAAAATCCAAGAGTTTACCGACGACTTAGCTAAGAGTCACTTGCTATTGTCTGATTTCAAGTGGGACGAGTGGTATCAAAATAGCCATTTAGTTGACAGACCCGATTATATTGCTGATGCAACATTGCATGAGTGCCAGTTGTTACTCACTGCTATGACTCGGCTAGAATGTTTTAGTCCAGGGGTGATGGATAATATGAGGCGCCAAGGGGTTTTGATTGCCATTCTTGAACGATACAATAATTTTTCAATGAAACTTGCTTGCTAG
- a CDS encoding cytochrome-c peroxidase, with translation MKRLSSLSIAIIAAVSAAPAIANEPIQIIEPAKITAPEKVELGKMLFFEPRLSISGFISCNSCHNLSLGGVDALPTSIGHNWQEGPINSPTVLNAEYGLAQFWDGRAKDLKEQAGGPIANPGEMGYTHELAVTTVDSMPAYQAKFEAIYGKNSVNIDNITDAIAEFEKTLVTPNSPFDLYLNGDKSAITAEAKSGYQLFKDKGCTSCHNGPAVGGTMYMKMGLVKPFHTSNPAEGRIAVTGNAADKFVFKVPTLRNIELTYPYFHDGATWTLEEAVNTMADIQLGQQLSETEVKEMVAFLKSLTGEQPQIVLPILPPSNANTPRPVPFGK, from the coding sequence ATGAAACGACTTTCTTCTTTATCAATCGCCATCATTGCAGCGGTAAGTGCAGCACCAGCTATAGCGAATGAACCAATACAGATTATTGAACCCGCAAAGATCACGGCGCCAGAAAAGGTCGAACTTGGTAAGATGTTGTTCTTTGAACCAAGGTTATCTATATCAGGCTTCATTTCATGTAATTCGTGCCATAACCTTTCACTAGGTGGTGTTGATGCCCTGCCCACGTCAATCGGTCATAACTGGCAAGAAGGTCCGATCAACTCTCCAACGGTACTCAATGCGGAATATGGCTTAGCCCAATTCTGGGATGGCCGTGCTAAAGATCTTAAAGAGCAAGCTGGCGGACCTATCGCCAACCCAGGAGAAATGGGCTACACCCATGAACTTGCCGTTACCACTGTAGACTCAATGCCAGCTTACCAAGCAAAATTTGAAGCCATCTATGGCAAAAATTCAGTCAATATTGATAATATCACTGACGCTATTGCCGAATTTGAAAAAACCTTAGTCACACCAAACAGCCCGTTCGATTTATACCTTAATGGCGACAAGTCAGCCATTACCGCTGAGGCGAAGTCAGGCTATCAATTGTTTAAAGATAAAGGTTGTACCAGCTGCCATAATGGACCTGCCGTTGGTGGCACCATGTATATGAAAATGGGTCTAGTTAAACCATTCCATACAAGCAATCCAGCTGAAGGACGTATTGCTGTAACAGGTAATGCAGCAGATAAGTTTGTATTTAAGGTGCCGACACTCAGAAATATCGAGTTAACCTACCCCTACTTCCACGACGGAGCAACCTGGACACTGGAAGAAGCTGTGAATACCATGGCAGATATTCAGCTCGGCCAGCAACTGTCAGAGACTGAAGTCAAAGAGATGGTGGCTTTCCTTAAGTCACTCACCGGCGAGCAACCTCAGATAGTATTGCCTATCCTGCCGCCTTCGAATGCTAACACCCCAAGACCCGTGCCATTTGGTAAGTAA